A single region of the Pseudomonas sp. GGS8 genome encodes:
- a CDS encoding F0F1 ATP synthase subunit B: MNINATLIGQSVAFLIFVLFCMKFVWPPVIAALHERQKKIADGLDAAARAARDLELAQDKAGQQLREAKAQAAEIIEQAKKRGNQIVEEAVEKARIDADRVKVQAQAEIEQELNSVKDALRAQLGALAVGGAEKILGATIDQNAHAELVNKLAAEI; encoded by the coding sequence GTGAACATTAATGCAACCCTGATTGGCCAGTCCGTTGCGTTCTTAATTTTTGTACTTTTTTGCATGAAGTTCGTATGGCCTCCGGTCATCGCGGCTTTGCACGAACGTCAGAAGAAGATCGCGGATGGACTGGACGCTGCCGCCCGAGCAGCTCGCGACCTGGAGTTGGCCCAAGATAAAGCGGGTCAACAACTGCGCGAAGCGAAAGCTCAGGCAGCCGAAATCATTGAGCAAGCCAAGAAACGCGGTAACCAGATCGTTGAAGAGGCTGTTGAAAAAGCCCGTATCGACGCTGACCGTGTGAAGGTTCAGGCTCAGGCCGAGATCGAGCAGGAACTGAACAGTGTCAAAGACGCGCTGCGTGCCCAACTGGGTGCACTGGCTGTCGGCGGCGCCGAGAAGATCCTGGGTGCCACAATCGATCAAAACGCGCACGCGGAGCTGGTAAACAAACTGGCTGCTGAAATTTAA
- the atpE gene encoding F0F1 ATP synthase subunit C: METVVGLTAIAVALLIGLGALGTAIGFGLLGGKFLEGAARQPEMVPMLQVKMFIVAGLLDAVTMIGVGIALFFTFANPFVGQLAG; encoded by the coding sequence ATGGAAACTGTAGTTGGTCTAACCGCTATCGCTGTTGCACTGTTGATCGGCCTGGGCGCACTGGGTACCGCAATTGGTTTCGGCCTGTTGGGTGGCAAATTCCTGGAAGGCGCTGCGCGTCAGCCGGAAATGGTTCCAATGCTGCAAGTTAAAATGTTCATCGTTGCCGGTCTGCTCGACGCCGTAACCATGATCGGTGTTGGTATCGCTCTGTTCTTCACCTTCGCGAACCCATTCGTTGGTCAACTCGCTGGCTAA
- a CDS encoding F0F1 ATP synthase subunit delta, which translates to MAELTTLARPYAKAAFEHAQAHQQLASWSAMLGLAAAVSQDDTMQRVLKAPRLTSADKAATFIDVCGDKFDAKAQNFINVVAENDRLPLLPEIAALFDLYKAEQEKSVDVEVTSAFALNQEQQDKLAKVLSARLDREVRLQVAEDKSLIGGIVIRAGDLVIDGSVRGKLASLAEALKS; encoded by the coding sequence ATGGCAGAATTGACCACGTTGGCCCGACCTTACGCTAAGGCAGCCTTCGAGCACGCCCAGGCCCACCAGCAACTGGCCTCTTGGTCAGCCATGCTCGGCCTGGCTGCAGCAGTGTCGCAAGACGACACCATGCAGCGCGTGCTCAAGGCCCCGCGACTGACGAGCGCAGACAAGGCCGCCACGTTTATTGACGTGTGCGGCGACAAGTTTGATGCCAAGGCACAGAACTTCATTAACGTCGTTGCCGAAAACGACCGTCTCCCGCTGTTGCCGGAGATCGCCGCTCTGTTCGACCTGTACAAGGCCGAACAAGAGAAGTCGGTAGACGTTGAAGTCACCAGTGCTTTTGCATTGAACCAAGAACAGCAAGACAAACTCGCCAAGGTTCTCAGTGCACGACTCGACCGGGAAGTGCGCCTGCAAGTTGCGGAAGACAAATCCCTCATTGGGGGCATTGTCATTCGCGCCGGCGACCTGGTTATCGATGGCTCGGTTCGCGGGAAACTCGCAAGCCTTGCCGAAGCATTGAAATCTTGA
- the atpB gene encoding F0F1 ATP synthase subunit A, which yields MAETTASGYIQHHLQNLTFGQLPNGGWGFAHTAAEAKEMGFWAFHVDTLGWSVALGLIFVLLFRMAAKKATTGVPGALQNFVEVLVEFVDGSVKDSFHGRSPVVAPLALTIFVWVFLMNAIDLVPVDWIPQLAILISGDHHIPFRAVSTTDPNATLGMAFSVFALIIFYSIKIKGLGGFIGELTLHPFGSKNILVQALLIPVNFLLEFVTLIAKPISLALRLFGNMYAGELVFILIAVMFGSGLLWLSGLGVVLQWAWAVFHILIITLQAFIFMMLTIVYLSMAHEENH from the coding sequence ATGGCAGAAACAACCGCTTCGGGCTATATCCAGCACCACTTGCAGAACCTGACCTTCGGTCAGCTACCCAACGGCGGCTGGGGCTTTGCCCACACCGCAGCAGAAGCCAAGGAAATGGGCTTCTGGGCTTTCCACGTCGATACCCTCGGCTGGTCGGTCGCGTTGGGTCTGATCTTCGTTCTTCTTTTCCGCATGGCGGCAAAGAAGGCGACTACAGGTGTACCTGGTGCTTTGCAGAACTTCGTTGAAGTATTGGTCGAATTCGTCGATGGCAGCGTGAAAGACAGCTTCCATGGCCGTAGCCCGGTGGTCGCACCGCTGGCACTGACCATCTTCGTCTGGGTCTTCCTGATGAACGCCATCGACCTGGTACCGGTCGACTGGATTCCTCAGCTGGCCATCCTGATCTCCGGCGACCACCACATCCCGTTCCGTGCCGTGTCGACCACCGACCCGAACGCGACCCTGGGCATGGCGTTCTCGGTTTTCGCACTGATCATCTTCTACAGCATCAAGATCAAGGGCCTCGGCGGCTTTATCGGCGAACTGACCCTGCACCCGTTCGGCAGCAAGAACATCCTCGTTCAGGCGCTGCTGATTCCGGTGAACTTCCTGCTGGAATTCGTGACCCTGATCGCCAAGCCGATCTCCCTGGCTCTGCGTCTGTTCGGCAACATGTATGCCGGTGAGCTGGTGTTTATTCTGATCGCTGTGATGTTCGGCAGCGGTCTGCTCTGGCTGAGCGGCCTGGGCGTAGTTCTGCAGTGGGCGTGGGCTGTGTTCCACATCCTGATCATCACCCTGCAGGCGTTTATCTTCATGATGCTGACCATCGTTTACCTGTCGATGGCGCACGAAGAGAACCATTAA